From the Campylobacter sp. CNRCH_2014_0184h genome, one window contains:
- the dnaK gene encoding molecular chaperone DnaK, which produces MAKVIGIDLGTTNSCVSVYERGESKVIPNKEGKNTTPSVVAFTDKGEVLVGDSAKRQAVTNPEKTIYSIKRIMGLMINEEAAKEAKNRLPYHITERNGACAIEIAGKIYTPQEISAKVLMKLKEDAEAFLGEKVEDAVITVPAYFNDAQRKATKEAGQIAGLNVLRIINEPTAAALAYGLDKKESEKIVVYDLGGGTFDVTVLETGDNVVEVLATGGNAFLGGDDFDNKLIDFLANEFKDETGIDLKNDVMALQRLKEAAENAKKELSSANETNINLPFITADASGPKHLTKTLTRAKFESMIDGLVAETISKINEVVKDAGLDKSEVKEIVMVGGSTRVPLVQEEVKKAFGKELNKSVNPDEVVAIGAAIQGAVIKGDVKDVLLLDVTPLSLGIETLGGVMTKIIEKGTTIPTKKEQVFSTAEDNQSAVTINVLQGEREFSRDNKSLGNFNLEGIPPAPRGMPQIEVTFDIDANGILTVSAKDKATGKAQEIKITGSSGLSEEEINNMVKDAELHKEEDRKRKEAVEARNAADSLVHQVEKSLSELGDKVGDDDKTNIQKALDELKETLKNANASKEEIEGKMKALSEVSHKLAENMYKKEEPNAQKKKDDDVIDAEVE; this is translated from the coding sequence ATGGCAAAAGTTATAGGTATAGATTTAGGTACAACAAATTCTTGTGTGAGTGTATATGAAAGAGGTGAGAGTAAAGTTATCCCAAATAAAGAAGGTAAAAACACTACTCCTTCGGTAGTTGCTTTTACAGATAAGGGAGAAGTTTTAGTTGGAGATAGTGCTAAGCGTCAAGCTGTGACTAATCCTGAAAAAACTATTTATTCTATAAAAAGAATTATGGGTTTGATGATCAATGAAGAAGCGGCAAAAGAAGCTAAAAATCGCTTACCTTATCATATCACAGAGAGAAATGGGGCTTGTGCGATTGAAATAGCAGGTAAAATTTATACTCCACAAGAAATTTCAGCAAAAGTTTTAATGAAGTTAAAAGAAGATGCAGAGGCTTTCTTGGGTGAAAAAGTAGAAGATGCGGTTATTACTGTTCCTGCATATTTTAATGATGCACAAAGAAAAGCTACAAAAGAAGCAGGACAAATTGCAGGATTGAATGTATTAAGAATTATTAACGAACCAACTGCAGCAGCTTTGGCTTACGGACTTGATAAAAAAGAAAGTGAAAAAATTGTAGTTTATGATTTAGGTGGTGGTACATTTGATGTTACTGTGCTTGAAACAGGTGATAATGTTGTAGAAGTTTTAGCAACCGGTGGTAATGCATTTTTAGGTGGTGATGATTTTGATAATAAATTAATCGACTTTTTAGCAAATGAGTTTAAAGATGAAACAGGTATTGATCTTAAAAACGATGTAATGGCTTTACAAAGATTAAAAGAAGCAGCTGAAAATGCTAAAAAAGAATTAAGTTCAGCTAATGAAACTAATATTAATTTACCATTTATCACAGCTGATGCAAGTGGTCCAAAACACTTAACTAAAACTCTAACAAGAGCTAAATTTGAAAGTATGATTGATGGCTTAGTTGCTGAAACTATTAGTAAGATTAACGAAGTAGTAAAAGATGCAGGGCTTGATAAAAGCGAAGTAAAAGAAATCGTTATGGTGGGTGGTTCTACCCGTGTTCCACTGGTACAAGAAGAAGTTAAAAAAGCTTTTGGAAAAGAGCTTAATAAATCAGTAAATCCTGATGAAGTTGTTGCAATAGGTGCGGCGATTCAAGGTGCGGTTATTAAAGGTGATGTTAAAGATGTATTATTGCTTGATGTTACTCCGCTTTCTTTAGGCATTGAAACTTTAGGTGGTGTGATGACTAAAATCATCGAAAAAGGTACAACTATACCAACTAAAAAAGAGCAAGTTTTCTCAACTGCTGAAGATAATCAAAGCGCAGTTACTATCAATGTTTTACAAGGTGAGAGAGAATTTAGCCGTGATAATAAATCTTTAGGAAATTTCAATCTTGAAGGAATTCCACCAGCACCTCGCGGCATGCCACAAATTGAAGTAACTTTTGATATTGATGCAAATGGTATTTTAACAGTTAGCGCAAAAGATAAAGCTACAGGTAAAGCTCAAGAGATTAAAATCACAGGTTCAAGTGGACTAAGTGAAGAAGAAATCAACAACATGGTAAAAGATGCAGAGCTTCACAAAGAAGAAGATAGAAAACGCAAAGAAGCAGTAGAAGCTAGAAATGCTGCTGATAGCTTAGTGCATCAAGTAGAAAAATCTTTAAGTGAACTTGGAGATAAAGTAGGTGATGATGATAAAACAAATATTCAAAAAGCTTTAGATGAGTTAAAAGAGACATTGAAAAATGCTAATGCTTCTAAAGAAGAAATCGAAGGCAAAATGAAAGCTTTAAGTGAAGTTTCTCATAAATTAGCAGAAAATATGTATAAAAAAGAAGAACCAAACGCTCAAAAGAAAAAAGACGATGATGTAATCGATGCTGAAGTTGAGTAA
- a CDS encoding DNA/RNA non-specific endonuclease: MKKVLTLCALALSSFAYTQYELHPSFKAYFKDCSLLMDKYYYINCYDYNYKGTKAIAYKLEAKILNQGHIKKRPRFQEDTNIPKKYRTYWEDYLRSGYTRGHVVPNQSMNATPQAQLSTFLMSNITPQKKDINAEIWNEIEQRERYLAKKNKELEVLNLVLYDDKPKRIKNNIAIPSFYVKILKAKNFSECYKVPNNDNFARFDRNYFKEDCKKYID; this comes from the coding sequence ATGAAAAAAGTTTTAACACTTTGTGCCTTAGCTTTAAGCTCTTTTGCTTATACTCAATATGAATTACATCCTAGCTTTAAAGCTTATTTTAAAGACTGCTCTTTATTGATGGATAAATATTATTATATTAATTGTTATGATTATAATTATAAAGGCACTAAGGCTATTGCCTATAAACTAGAAGCTAAAATTTTAAATCAAGGACACATCAAAAAACGCCCAAGATTTCAAGAAGATACCAACATACCTAAAAAATACAGAACTTATTGGGAGGATTATTTAAGAAGTGGTTATACAAGAGGACATGTCGTGCCAAATCAATCCATGAATGCAACCCCACAAGCTCAACTTAGCACTTTTTTAATGAGCAACATAACTCCGCAAAAAAAAGATATTAATGCAGAAATTTGGAATGAAATCGAACAAAGAGAAAGATATTTAGCAAAGAAAAATAAAGAATTAGAAGTCTTAAATTTAGTACTTTATGATGATAAGCCAAAACGCATTAAAAACAACATAGCCATTCCTAGTTTTTATGTCAAAATTCTTAAGGCTAAAAATTTCAGTGAATGTTATAAAGTACCAAATAATGATAATTTTGCAAGATTTGATAGAAATTATTTTAAGGAAGATTGTAAAAAATATATTGATTAA
- a CDS encoding GatB/YqeY domain-containing protein, producing MSLKDQILEDIKEAMRNKDDFKRNTLRTLNASFKQIEVDERITLNDERIYKIIASEIKKRNEAALAFNKGSREDLAQKELQEAAILSAYLPKQLSDEELESELKKLIDKLQISSLKEQGILMKEAKVIFGASVDGKRLNEMVRKLLA from the coding sequence ATGAGTTTAAAAGATCAAATTTTAGAAGATATTAAAGAAGCTATGCGTAATAAAGATGATTTTAAAAGAAACACTTTGAGAACGCTTAATGCTAGCTTTAAACAAATAGAAGTTGATGAAAGAATCACACTTAATGATGAAAGAATATATAAAATCATTGCAAGCGAGATTAAAAAACGAAATGAAGCAGCACTTGCTTTTAACAAAGGCTCTAGAGAAGATTTAGCACAAAAAGAACTCCAAGAAGCAGCTATTTTAAGTGCTTATTTACCAAAACAACTTAGCGATGAGGAATTAGAAAGTGAGCTAAAAAAACTTATAGATAAATTACAAATTAGCTCTTTAAAAGAACAAGGTATTTTGATGAAAGAAGCTAAAGTAATTTTTGGCGCAAGCGTTGATGGTAAAAGACTTAATGAAATGGTAAGAAAGCTTTTAGCATGA
- a CDS encoding Ppx/GppA family phosphatase yields MLGIDMGSNTLRAVLMDENFNKLKSEEFIIGTAKNMQNDIISDEAIERIFNALKILKEKNYDLSQAKAVATAAFRKAKNTKLIFEKIQKEFKLDVKLIDAKTEAKLSILGMQERLKALKLFRKDLNYCDLGGASCEISNEKFSKSYDFGIISFYERMHFKTIKPSAYVRFFKKYPQNLARIKDEKLKIHLSPYPAHLKQLALKAFNLSKDIKLKGNFFILNSGVPTTLCAYKQNTKYKDYLEESVNGKILKRKDFFDFALKIWNLEQEKAKIYLGENRKKYLIAGSMILFALFNKQKLIVIDDGVREGVCIAHFKNIKF; encoded by the coding sequence GTGCTAGGTATTGATATGGGTTCAAATACATTAAGAGCTGTTTTAATGGATGAGAATTTTAATAAACTAAAAAGCGAAGAATTTATCATAGGGACAGCTAAAAATATGCAAAATGACATCATTAGCGATGAAGCCATAGAAAGAATTTTTAACGCTTTAAAAATCTTAAAAGAAAAAAACTATGATTTAAGTCAAGCCAAAGCAGTCGCTACAGCTGCTTTTAGAAAAGCAAAAAATACTAAGCTTATTTTTGAAAAAATTCAAAAAGAATTTAAACTTGATGTAAAATTAATCGATGCAAAAACCGAAGCAAAACTAAGTATTTTAGGTATGCAAGAGCGTCTTAAAGCTCTTAAGCTTTTTAGAAAAGACCTAAACTATTGTGATTTAGGCGGTGCTTCTTGTGAAATTTCAAATGAAAAGTTTAGCAAAAGTTATGATTTTGGAATCATTAGTTTTTATGAAAGAATGCATTTTAAAACCATAAAACCAAGTGCTTATGTAAGATTTTTTAAAAAATATCCACAAAATCTTGCACGTATTAAAGATGAAAAATTAAAAATTCATCTAAGCCCCTACCCTGCGCATTTAAAACAACTTGCCCTAAAAGCTTTTAATCTTAGTAAAGATATAAAATTAAAAGGAAATTTTTTCATATTAAATTCAGGAGTACCTACCACACTTTGCGCTTATAAACAAAACACAAAATACAAAGATTACTTAGAAGAAAGTGTAAATGGTAAAATACTCAAACGCAAAGATTTTTTTGATTTTGCTTTAAAAATTTGGAATTTAGAACAAGAAAAAGCTAAAATTTATCTTGGAGAAAATAGAAAAAAATACCTCATAGCAGGTTCAATGATACTTTTTGCTTTATTTAATAAGCAAAAGCTCATTGTGATTGATGATGGTGTTAGAGAAGGTGTGTGTATAGCGCATTTTAAAAATATCAAATTTTAA
- a CDS encoding pyridoxine 5'-phosphate synthase, with the protein MLLGVNIDHIAVLREARKVNDPDLLEAAFLSANLADQITIHVREDRRHANEFDLENILKYCKCVVNLECSIDMIEYALKYKPSRVTLVPEKRQELTTEGGLNLDNEKLQEAINVLKQEQIEVSLFIDPNLEDIKKSSSLNADFIELHTGLYANIYNALYTNINQTSYALPELILSKNELKKLLENELQRLKQSASLAKDLNLRVAAGHGLNYKNVKNIVDILEIEELNIGQSIVARSVFVGLEKAILQMKALIKR; encoded by the coding sequence ATGCTTTTAGGGGTTAATATCGATCATATAGCAGTTTTAAGAGAAGCTAGAAAAGTAAATGATCCTGATTTGCTTGAAGCTGCGTTTTTGAGTGCAAATTTAGCTGATCAAATCACTATCCATGTAAGAGAAGATCGTCGTCATGCTAATGAGTTTGATTTAGAAAATATCTTAAAATATTGCAAGTGTGTAGTGAATTTAGAATGCTCTATTGATATGATAGAGTATGCTTTAAAATACAAACCCTCACGCGTTACTTTAGTGCCTGAAAAAAGACAAGAACTTACAACAGAAGGTGGTTTAAATTTAGATAATGAAAAACTACAAGAAGCTATTAATGTTTTAAAGCAAGAGCAAATCGAAGTTTCTTTATTTATTGATCCAAATTTAGAAGATATTAAAAAATCATCTTCTTTAAATGCTGATTTTATAGAGCTTCATACAGGTTTGTATGCTAATATTTATAATGCACTATATACTAATATCAATCAAACTTCTTATGCATTGCCTGAATTAATTTTAAGTAAAAATGAACTCAAAAAGCTTTTGGAAAATGAACTCCAAAGATTAAAACAAAGTGCAAGTTTGGCTAAGGATTTAAATTTAAGAGTGGCAGCTGGACATGGGCTTAATTATAAAAATGTAAAAAATATCGTAGATATTTTAGAAATAGAAGAGTTAAATATAGGCCAAAGTATAGTAGCAAGATCGGTTTTTGTGGGCTTAGAAAAAGCTATATTGCAAATGAAAGCTTTGATTAAAAGATGA
- the pdxA gene encoding 4-hydroxythreonine-4-phosphate dehydrogenase translates to MKKIAISIGDLNGIGMQILLACHDELVKICEPYYFVHYELFQKANKLLKINPKSKINLVEISNASKPQFAFKEEKENFLIYEFSYQASKIIDFDFELNPANLDAKSGVYSFLSFEGASYCTHLFLDALVTLPINKKTWQIGGVNYKGHTEALRDFFKQDAIMMLGCDELFVALYTEHMALRDVFKEIKAFELAQFLINFYQCTLFEKIGVLSFNPHASDNGVIGGEEEQEIKKAIRMANVFLKDCALNLQNLENEDFLSQKEKELSYKENIYLSEPLVADSAFTPFALSKCKYLVSMYHDVGLAPLKALYFEKSINVSLNLPIIRTSVDHGTAYDRAYKNEKINLQSYMQAVKSALQFLKIKEKTK, encoded by the coding sequence ATGAAAAAAATTGCTATTAGCATAGGGGATTTAAATGGCATAGGTATGCAAATTTTATTAGCTTGTCATGATGAGCTAGTAAAAATTTGCGAGCCTTATTATTTTGTGCATTATGAATTATTTCAAAAAGCAAATAAACTTTTGAAAATAAATCCTAAATCTAAAATCAATTTAGTTGAAATTTCTAATGCTTCAAAACCACAATTTGCTTTTAAAGAAGAAAAAGAAAATTTTTTAATTTATGAGTTTTCATATCAAGCTAGTAAAATTATTGATTTTGATTTTGAGTTAAATCCTGCGAATTTAGACGCTAAAAGTGGGGTTTATTCTTTTTTAAGTTTTGAAGGAGCTAGTTATTGCACACATTTATTTTTAGATGCTTTGGTAACTTTACCGATTAATAAAAAGACTTGGCAAATAGGGGGAGTGAACTATAAAGGTCATACTGAGGCATTAAGAGATTTTTTCAAACAAGATGCTATTATGATGTTAGGGTGTGATGAGCTTTTTGTGGCTTTATATACTGAGCATATGGCTTTAAGAGATGTTTTTAAAGAGATTAAGGCTTTTGAGCTTGCGCAATTTTTAATTAATTTTTATCAATGCACTTTATTTGAGAAAATCGGTGTTTTAAGTTTTAACCCTCATGCAAGTGATAATGGTGTAATAGGTGGAGAAGAAGAGCAGGAAATAAAAAAAGCTATAAGAATGGCAAATGTATTTTTAAAAGATTGTGCGTTAAATTTGCAAAATTTAGAAAATGAAGATTTTTTAAGTCAAAAAGAAAAAGAACTCTCTTATAAGGAAAATATTTATTTAAGTGAGCCTTTGGTGGCTGATAGTGCTTTTACTCCTTTTGCGTTAAGTAAATGCAAGTATTTGGTGAGTATGTACCATGATGTAGGCTTGGCACCTTTAAAGGCTTTGTATTTTGAAAAAAGTATTAATGTGAGTTTAAATTTACCTATAATTCGCACTAGCGTTGATCATGGAACAGCTTATGATAGGGCATATAAAAATGAAAAAATTAATTTACAAAGTTATATGCAAGCAGTGAAATCTGCTTTGCAATTTTTAAAAATCAAAGAAAAAACTAAGTAA
- a CDS encoding inorganic phosphate transporter has product MSKDNAIAFFIFIVSVLCFFVWGYNYIPNNSMILFILASVFGIFMAFNVGGNDVANSFGTSVGAKTVTIKQALIIAAVFELSGAVFAGGEVTNTIRSGIVVLPDGINPMVFVCVMLSALLSSGIWLFVATKKGLPVSTTHSIIGGIVGSSIAMGFVFFDQDQALSMVNWNGIYKIAMSWIISPLLGGLVAYLIYAYIYKKILKPSEEITLVVKEIKKEKKAFKEEYFKNLKNKSQEEQIKELSAIVLDDDEKRSEYKLKIKELKEKEKNIDVFSRMKFHVPLIAGVGALTIASMFLFKGLNNVSTLDVMQNLWIVSIISIFAYIVTLAVVRLMKKTQVNKTIEKIFSWFQIFTASSFAFSHGANDIANALGPFAAILDVLKNNTINPSSPVPFAVMLMFGIALVIGLWFLGKEVIQTVGSKLAEIKPTTGFSAELGASVVILLATQLGIPVSSTHILIGAILGIGVFNKDAKWAMMKPIGLAWVITLPVAGILSSIIFIIFVNTIL; this is encoded by the coding sequence TTGAGTAAAGATAATGCTATTGCATTTTTTATTTTTATTGTGAGTGTTTTATGCTTTTTTGTTTGGGGATATAATTATATTCCTAATAATTCCATGATATTATTTATTCTTGCTAGTGTATTTGGTATTTTCATGGCCTTTAATGTTGGTGGTAATGATGTAGCAAATTCATTTGGTACTAGCGTGGGAGCTAAAACTGTTACTATAAAACAAGCTTTGATTATTGCAGCGGTATTTGAATTAAGTGGGGCTGTATTTGCAGGGGGAGAAGTAACAAATACTATAAGAAGTGGTATAGTAGTTTTACCTGATGGAATTAATCCTATGGTGTTTGTATGCGTAATGCTCTCAGCTTTGCTAAGTTCAGGAATTTGGCTTTTTGTGGCGACTAAAAAAGGACTTCCAGTTTCTACTACTCATAGTATTATAGGAGGTATTGTAGGTTCAAGTATTGCTATGGGCTTTGTATTTTTTGATCAAGATCAAGCATTATCTATGGTAAATTGGAATGGTATTTATAAAATAGCTATGAGTTGGATTATTTCGCCTTTGCTTGGCGGGCTTGTGGCGTATTTAATTTATGCTTATATTTATAAAAAAATCCTAAAGCCATCAGAAGAAATAACTCTTGTAGTAAAAGAAATCAAAAAAGAAAAAAAAGCATTTAAAGAAGAATATTTTAAAAATTTAAAAAACAAAAGTCAAGAAGAGCAAATCAAAGAACTTAGTGCTATTGTTTTAGATGATGATGAAAAAAGAAGTGAATATAAGTTAAAAATCAAAGAATTAAAAGAAAAAGAAAAAAACATAGATGTTTTCTCAAGAATGAAATTTCACGTTCCTTTAATAGCAGGTGTAGGTGCATTGACTATTGCTTCCATGTTTTTGTTTAAGGGTTTAAATAATGTTTCTACTTTAGATGTAATGCAAAATTTATGGATAGTATCGATTATCTCTATTTTTGCTTATATTGTTACTTTGGCAGTTGTGAGATTGATGAAAAAAACGCAGGTTAATAAGACTATAGAAAAGATTTTTTCATGGTTTCAAATTTTTACTGCTTCAAGTTTTGCTTTTTCGCATGGAGCTAATGATATAGCTAATGCTCTTGGACCATTTGCTGCTATTTTAGATGTACTTAAAAATAACACCATTAATCCTAGCTCACCAGTGCCTTTTGCTGTAATGCTTATGTTTGGTATAGCTTTGGTTATTGGACTTTGGTTTTTAGGTAAAGAAGTTATTCAAACTGTGGGTTCAAAACTTGCCGAAATTAAACCAACAACAGGCTTTAGTGCTGAACTTGGCGCAAGTGTTGTTATACTTTTAGCTACCCAACTTGGAATTCCAGTTAGCTCAACCCATATTTTAATTGGTGCAATTTTAGGTATAGGAGTATTTAATAAAGATGCTAAATGGGCTATGATGAAACCTATTGGTTTAGCATGGGTGATTACTTTACCGGTTGCTGGAATTCTTTCAAGCATTATTTTTATTATCTTTGTAAATACAATCTTATGA
- the mnmH gene encoding tRNA 2-selenouridine(34) synthase MnmH — protein MYKEVDFGNFLKFNFDLLIDARSPKEYKLAHIKSAQNYYALNDNEFEEIGTLYKKNKGLAKAKGASYICKNMSEHINKIYQNYKIGSLVGIYCARGGKRSKAIALILAELGYRVVRLEGGYKAYRSYVSEFFTKDLNIEFLCLCGNTASGKSDLIQTLDNALDLEKLANHQGSSFGKIYGEQPSQKAFEDELFYFLKDYTYKTCFIEAESRQIGNLTIPLNLYNSMQKAKKIWCECDINLRIQRVLKNYTPMDKKVFYQCVEKISPYISKDFKLRLCQNYEENNLELCVKMLFEYYDKVYKKPVKIDYFINSSNLDEAKKHLMSLNS, from the coding sequence ATGTATAAAGAAGTTGATTTTGGAAATTTTTTAAAATTTAATTTCGATCTTTTAATTGATGCAAGAAGTCCCAAAGAATACAAACTTGCTCATATAAAATCTGCGCAAAATTACTACGCACTCAATGATAATGAATTTGAAGAAATAGGCACACTTTATAAGAAAAATAAAGGCTTAGCTAAAGCAAAAGGCGCAAGTTATATTTGTAAAAATATGAGTGAGCATATTAATAAAATTTATCAAAATTATAAAATAGGCTCTTTAGTGGGAATTTATTGTGCAAGGGGTGGTAAAAGATCAAAAGCTATTGCTTTAATCTTAGCTGAACTTGGTTATAGGGTTGTAAGATTAGAAGGTGGATACAAAGCCTATAGAAGCTATGTGAGTGAGTTTTTTACTAAAGATTTAAATATTGAGTTTTTATGTCTTTGTGGTAATACAGCAAGTGGCAAAAGTGATTTAATCCAAACTTTAGATAATGCTTTAGATTTAGAAAAACTAGCCAACCACCAAGGATCAAGTTTTGGTAAAATTTACGGAGAACAACCAAGCCAAAAAGCTTTTGAAGATGAATTGTTTTATTTTTTAAAAGATTATACTTATAAAACTTGTTTTATAGAAGCTGAAAGTAGACAAATTGGAAATTTAACTATCCCGCTAAATTTATACAATAGCATGCAAAAAGCTAAGAAAATTTGGTGTGAGTGTGATATAAATTTACGCATTCAAAGAGTTTTGAAAAACTACACTCCTATGGATAAAAAAGTATTTTATCAATGCGTTGAAAAAATATCACCTTATATCAGCAAGGATTTTAAATTAAGACTTTGTCAAAATTATGAAGAAAATAATTTAGAACTTTGTGTAAAAATGCTTTTTGAATATTATGATAAAGTATATAAAAAACCCGTAAAAATTGATTATTTTATCAATAGTTCTAATTTAGATGAAGCTAAAAAACATCTTATGAGTTTAAACTCATAA
- a CDS encoding HIT family protein — MEYLYAPWRDVYFNNKDKNFCPFCHCKHELNEDEKLGVIFRTKECFGIMNKYPYSPGHFMIIPYEHLENIEDLSDDTWLEISHFVRIGVKILKENFHAKGVNIGMNLGSAAGAGIAPHCHYHLIPRWQGDTNFITTIGQTRVCGSDLEKVYTTLCKAFKDYV, encoded by the coding sequence ATGGAGTATTTATACGCACCTTGGAGGGATGTTTATTTTAACAATAAAGATAAAAATTTTTGCCCTTTTTGTCATTGTAAGCATGAACTTAATGAAGATGAAAAACTTGGAGTGATTTTTAGAACTAAAGAATGTTTTGGCATTATGAATAAGTACCCTTATAGTCCGGGTCATTTTATGATTATCCCTTATGAGCATTTAGAAAATATAGAAGATTTAAGTGATGATACATGGCTAGAAATTAGCCATTTTGTGCGTATTGGAGTTAAAATTTTAAAAGAAAACTTTCATGCTAAGGGTGTTAATATAGGTATGAATTTAGGCAGCGCAGCAGGAGCTGGCATAGCACCACATTGTCATTATCATTTAATCCCAAGATGGCAAGGCGATACAAATTTTATCACTACCATAGGACAAACTAGAGTTTGCGGGAGCGATTTGGAAAAAGTTTATACCACCTTATGTAAAGCTTTTAAAGACTATGTATAA
- a CDS encoding indole-3-glycerol-phosphate synthase TrpC: MFKTIDLKNHFSKTQKILESKKEIFPYDMLGRSLASNAFYPKDIYTLLLEGSLSHFLYSKNLNFNHENFDAIILPTSPLLNQDIQNLSLFRRYHEKPIVQFDFIFDEYQILESLVYGADAFIVFPKMLKTMQLKKLYNFAIHLGLEAIFYLESKSDLNNAILAGARIFLLEDEKLLPLIPKNKALISKNIKNLHACIKES, encoded by the coding sequence ATGTTTAAAACAATAGATTTAAAAAATCATTTTTCAAAAACACAAAAAATTCTTGAAAGTAAAAAAGAAATTTTTCCTTATGATATGTTAGGTAGAAGTCTAGCTTCTAATGCCTTTTATCCTAAAGATATTTATACACTTTTACTTGAAGGAAGCCTTTCACATTTTTTATATTCTAAAAATTTAAATTTTAATCATGAAAATTTCGATGCCATCATCTTACCAACAAGCCCTTTGCTTAATCAAGACATACAAAATTTAAGTCTTTTTAGACGCTATCATGAAAAACCTATTGTGCAATTTGATTTTATTTTTGATGAATATCAAATTTTAGAAAGCTTGGTATACGGGGCTGATGCATTTATTGTATTTCCTAAAATGCTAAAAACCATGCAACTAAAAAAGCTTTATAATTTTGCAATACATCTTGGTTTAGAGGCCATTTTTTACCTTGAAAGCAAAAGTGACCTTAATAATGCTATTTTAGCAGGAGCTAGAATTTTTTTATTAGAAGATGAAAAGCTATTACCTTTGATACCAAAAAATAAAGCTCTTATAAGTAAAAATATTAAAAATCTACATGCTTGCATAAAGGAGAGTTGA
- a CDS encoding tetratricopeptide repeat protein, translating into MYRGLLSLIIVFILTSLALAKGEDKILQALIYEEHGQFQKACDIYTNLFHENNESIYLQKALLLALSANLKQKDELLKASKDFLEHTAIARLNALYFFEIGDYKQAEAILYKLIKEEQDYRNYEILGDIFAKKALYTKALEQYNLAYKLFEHENLLLKIVEINIKNKNINQAKKTLEEFVKNSHCTLKTCTLLLKIYQEQKDYKASIQTLEKLYKLNNDIKYIYAMIELLVQEKNYTQALNLTQKYNIDPDTKIFLYTQTKDYEKAYEIALKHYELSKDKKYLSMAGVLEFEIHMDPKSKKVTDPKILASIMKKFEQSVDVRSDALYQNYYGYALIEYDIDIAKGIELVGWALEQEPQNLYYLDSLAWGYYKLKDCKKAYEILQKTLHDKEFSSSDESKEHLKAIEKCLKQ; encoded by the coding sequence ATGTATAGGGGTTTGCTTTCACTAATTATAGTTTTTATCCTAACAAGCCTTGCTTTAGCCAAAGGTGAAGATAAAATCCTACAAGCACTTATTTATGAAGAGCATGGACAATTTCAAAAAGCATGTGATATTTATACAAATTTATTTCATGAAAATAATGAAAGTATTTATTTGCAAAAGGCTTTACTTTTAGCCTTAAGTGCCAATTTAAAACAAAAAGATGAGCTTTTAAAAGCTTCTAAAGACTTTTTAGAACACACAGCTATTGCAAGATTAAATGCTTTATATTTTTTTGAAATAGGAGATTATAAACAAGCTGAAGCTATACTTTATAAACTCATTAAAGAAGAACAAGATTATAGAAATTATGAAATATTAGGCGATATTTTTGCCAAAAAAGCTTTATATACTAAAGCTTTAGAACAATACAATCTTGCTTATAAGCTTTTTGAACATGAAAATTTATTACTTAAAATAGTTGAAATTAATATCAAAAATAAAAATATCAACCAAGCTAAAAAGACCTTAGAAGAATTTGTAAAAAACTCACACTGCACCCTTAAAACATGCACCCTACTTTTAAAAATTTATCAAGAACAAAAAGATTATAAAGCAAGCATCCAAACCCTTGAAAAGCTATATAAACTCAACAATGACATTAAATACATCTACGCTATGATAGAATTACTAGTACAAGAAAAAAATTATACTCAGGCTCTAAATTTAACCCAAAAATATAACATAGATCCTGATACTAAAATTTTCTTATACACACAAACAAAAGATTATGAAAAAGCTTATGAAATAGCTTTAAAACATTATGAACTTAGCAAAGATAAAAAATATCTTTCTATGGCAGGTGTTTTAGAATTTGAAATTCATATGGATCCTAAAAGTAAAAAAGTCACGGACCCAAAAATTCTAGCCTCTATCATGAAAAAATTTGAACAAAGCGTAGATGTGCGCAGTGATGCTTTATATCAAAACTACTATGGCTATGCTTTAATTGAATATGATATTGATATAGCCAAAGGTATAGAGTTAGTAGGCTGGGCGCTTGAACAAGAACCACAAAATCTTTACTATCTTGATTCTTTAGCTTGGGGGTATTATAAACTTAAAGATTGCAAAAAGGCTTATGAAATTTTGCAAAAAACACTGCATGATAAAGAATTTTCAAGCTCAGATGAAAGCAAAGAGCATTTAAAGGCCATCGAAAAATGTTTAAAACAATAG